One region of Chelonoidis abingdonii isolate Lonesome George chromosome 14, CheloAbing_2.0, whole genome shotgun sequence genomic DNA includes:
- the FNDC11 gene encoding fibronectin type III domain-containing protein 11 — protein sequence MSSGTMDAYLNEIENNLQSILYSEEEDQENETWKMYMERKNIVLEFLHSDLSIHLLKRHHKRIELLKKCSYYIEILPKHLALGDQNHLMLPTTMFQLIDPWRFQRMKKVGTVQTKIQLLLLTDLLEQLEQGREELVHFLETYDMVTFLARWDLVKQKLSNLSELMDNFLAMLVPGRLYVKHRLVSDVGATKIPHIRLVLSTKMPVMFDRKESVAHEDWVSLKWFITSQQSQPEQYELRFKLLEPRAQQERIQCGIMPVTSNMCEIRNLLSDRSYRFTIKRAEAYTLVYEQWRDTITLKTKPYPDEDMESTMCEP from the coding sequence ATGAGTTCTGGAACCATGGATGCGTATTTGAATGAGATAGAAAACAATCTGCAGAGTATTTTGTACAGCGAAGAGGAGGATCAGGAGAATGAAACCTGGAAGATGTATATGGAGAGGAAAAACATTGTGCTGGAGTTCCTGCACTCTGACTTGAGTATCCACCTGCTGAAACGCCACCATAAGCGAATTGAGCTTCTGAAAAAGTGCTCTTATTACATTGAAATTCTGCCCAAGCATTTGGCACTGGGAGACCAGAACCACCTCATGCTGCCCACCACAATGTTCCAGCTGATTGACCCCTGGAGATTCCAGAGAATGAAGAAGGTGGGAACAGTCCAAACCAAAATCCAGTTGTTGCTCTTAACTGACCTGTTAGAACAACTGGAACAGGGGCGGGAGGAGCTGGTCCACTTCCTGGAGACCTATGACATGGTAACATTCCTCGCCAGGTGGGACTTGGTCAAACAAAAGCTGTCAAATCTGTCTGAGCTGATGGATAATTTCCTTGCCATGCTAGTGCCTGGAAGGCTGTATGTCAAGCATCGTCTGGTGTCGGATGTTGGGGCTACCAAAATCCCACATATTAGGCTTGTTCTGAGTACCAAGATGCCAGTGATGTTTGATCGAAAGGAATCAGTGGCACATGAGGACTGGGTGAGCCTCAAGTGGTTTATCACAAGTCAACAGTCACAGCCTGAACAGTATGAACTCAGGTTTAAGCTATTGGAGCCCCGAGCCCAGCAAGAGAGGATCCAGTGTGGAATAATGCCTGTCACGTCCAACATGTGTGAAATCCGGAACCTGCTGTCTGACAGATCCTATAGATTCACAATTAAAAGGGCAGAGGCTTACACACTCGTATATGAACAGTGGCGTGATACCATCACATTGAAGACAAAACCTTACCCTGATGAAGACATGGAAAGCACCATGTGCGAACCCTGA